A genomic region of Myxococcales bacterium contains the following coding sequences:
- a CDS encoding glycosyltransferase family 2 protein, protein MERGSDSQSDAIELSVVLPCLNEAETLAICIEKIRSYFADSGVSGEIIVADNGSEDGSQQIARESGARVVDVPRRGYGSALRGGIEAAQGRYVIMGDADDSYDFSQLHDFMRELRAGNDLVMGNRFLGGIMPGAMPKLHRWVGNPILSAIGRMFFRSKVKDFHCGLRGIRRDAFEKMKLRSTGMEFASEMVIKSTLLGLAMTEVPTVLYPDGRSGSPHLRTWRDGWRHLRFMLLFSPRWLFLIPGVVMFVVGLAISAILVNSSVTIGGIEFDIQTMYAATMLCLLGYQLIVFAMFTKAFAVTEGFHPAPAYFSWIFNYVRLETGVIAGAVSALIGFGMLWMAVEGWRAVGFGGLDPRETMRQVVPGGVLIMLGIQTIYSSFFLSILGLDRE, encoded by the coding sequence ATGGAACGTGGCTCTGATTCCCAATCCGACGCCATCGAGCTGTCGGTCGTCTTGCCTTGCCTGAACGAGGCCGAGACCCTCGCGATCTGTATTGAAAAGATCCGATCCTATTTCGCTGATTCGGGTGTCAGCGGCGAAATCATCGTCGCAGACAACGGAAGCGAAGACGGCTCTCAGCAAATCGCACGCGAATCCGGTGCGCGGGTGGTGGACGTTCCGCGCCGGGGATATGGCAGTGCGCTGCGCGGGGGAATCGAAGCGGCCCAGGGCCGCTACGTCATCATGGGCGACGCTGATGACAGCTACGACTTTTCTCAGCTACACGACTTCATGCGCGAGCTGCGCGCCGGCAATGATCTCGTCATGGGCAACAGGTTCCTGGGCGGCATCATGCCCGGGGCAATGCCCAAGCTACACCGCTGGGTAGGCAATCCCATCCTCAGCGCAATCGGCAGGATGTTCTTTCGCTCGAAGGTGAAGGACTTTCACTGTGGTCTGCGCGGCATTCGCAGGGATGCCTTCGAGAAGATGAAGCTCCGCAGTACGGGGATGGAGTTTGCCAGTGAAATGGTGATCAAGAGTACCTTGCTGGGGCTGGCGATGACAGAAGTCCCGACCGTGCTCTACCCCGACGGACGCAGTGGCAGTCCTCATCTGCGCACCTGGCGCGATGGCTGGCGTCATCTTCGCTTCATGCTGCTCTTCAGCCCGCGTTGGCTGTTCCTTATTCCAGGAGTCGTGATGTTCGTCGTCGGCCTGGCGATCTCCGCCATCCTGGTCAACAGCAGCGTGACCATCGGCGGCATCGAATTCGACATCCAGACCATGTACGCCGCCACGATGCTTTGTCTGCTGGGATATCAACTGATCGTCTTTGCCATGTTCACCAAGGCTTTCGCAGTCACCGAAGGGTTCCATCCTGCCCCGGCGTATTTCAGTTGGATCTTCAACTACGTGCGGCTCGAAACCGGAGTCATCGCGGGGGCAGTGAGTGCCCTCATCGGGTTCGGCATGTTGTGGATGGCGGTAGAGGGCTGGCGCGCAGTTGGATTTGGCGGACTCGACCCGCGCGAAACCATGCGGCAAGTCGTGCCAGGAGGCGTACTCATCATGCTCGGGATTCAAACGATCTATTCGAGTTTTTTCCTCAGCATTCTGGGGCTCGACCGCGAGTAG
- a CDS encoding aldo/keto reductase family protein: MNTRRVGASGLEVSEFALGSWLNFGSSADAADTIKVIEHAYDLGINFFDTADVYSNGRAEEVLGRTLRPIPRHQLVIATKCFFPMSDRPNDRGLSRKHIFESVDASLNRLEMDYIDIHQCHRFDTETPIAETVRAYDDLIRMGKVLYWGVSEWSAEQIALACEVADQMGACRPISNQPGYSIMRRSLEQTVLPECKRLGIGQFVFSPLGQGVLTGKYCGGAMPEGSRATDAGSSRFMGRYLAAEELDKVESLIPLAEDLGITLPQLALAWCLRESGLASVILGATKPEQLDENCKASDITLPPEVLERIEQIFPVQLDDSPDSD; this comes from the coding sequence ATGAATACTCGTCGGGTGGGTGCCAGCGGTCTCGAGGTCAGCGAGTTTGCCCTGGGCAGCTGGCTCAACTTTGGATCTTCGGCGGACGCCGCCGACACGATCAAAGTGATCGAACACGCCTATGACCTCGGTATCAACTTCTTCGATACCGCGGACGTCTACTCGAACGGACGGGCCGAAGAAGTACTCGGCCGCACCCTGCGGCCGATCCCACGGCACCAGCTCGTGATCGCCACCAAATGTTTCTTCCCCATGTCGGATCGCCCCAACGACCGGGGACTGTCTCGCAAACACATATTCGAAAGTGTCGACGCATCGCTCAATCGGCTCGAGATGGACTACATCGACATCCACCAATGTCACAGATTCGATACCGAGACCCCGATCGCCGAAACCGTGCGTGCCTACGACGACCTGATTCGCATGGGCAAGGTGCTGTATTGGGGCGTCTCGGAGTGGAGCGCTGAACAAATCGCGCTGGCCTGTGAGGTTGCCGATCAAATGGGAGCATGCCGGCCGATCTCCAATCAGCCCGGCTATTCGATCATGCGCCGCAGCCTCGAACAGACCGTCTTGCCCGAATGCAAGCGTCTGGGAATTGGGCAGTTCGTATTCAGTCCCCTCGGCCAGGGTGTTCTCACCGGAAAATATTGCGGCGGTGCAATGCCCGAAGGCAGCCGTGCAACCGATGCCGGAAGCAGCCGCTTCATGGGGCGCTATCTAGCGGCAGAAGAACTCGACAAGGTCGAATCTCTGATTCCGCTTGCAGAAGATCTGGGCATCACCCTGCCCCAACTGGCGCTGGCCTGGTGCCTGCGCGAAAGCGGGCTCGCGAGCGTGATCCTCGGGGCCACGAAGCCCGAGCAACTCGACGAAAACTGCAAGGCATCGGACATCACCTTGCCACCGGAGGTACTCGAGCGTATCGAGCAAATCTTTCCGGTCCAGCTGGACGACTCGCCTGATTCAGACTGA
- a CDS encoding deoxyguanosinetriphosphate triphosphohydrolase yields MQSRELAEKQETESLAAYAVKSGESRGRIHSEPEHRYRTVFQRDRDRVVHCRAFRRLEYKTQVFVYHEGDHYRNRLTHTIENAQIARTLARTLYLNEDLAEAVALAHDLGHTPFAHAGERVLNELMSDDGGFDHNRQTLRVVDWLEYRYPGFVGLNLTHETREGLLKHGCHWPHPVPTPKLENQRYLESQVANLADEIAYSNHDLDDGLSSGILDLEMLEEVWIWREARHIAESRWQGKVVIEPRQIIMALIDMLVTDAIDSSAERLAQERPLCAEEARQSEALLVGYSDRVYTGKRELKEFLRKHFYFHPRVRRMADRATKVLTGLFEAHRNDLSLLPERMQAGCRDGDHARLVADYVAGMTDRFAIATHAKLVGSTPDTD; encoded by the coding sequence ATGCAGTCGAGGGAGCTGGCTGAAAAGCAGGAGACGGAGTCGCTGGCCGCGTACGCGGTCAAGAGCGGTGAGTCCCGCGGTCGCATCCACTCGGAACCCGAACATCGATACCGCACGGTATTTCAGCGGGACCGCGACCGGGTCGTCCATTGCCGGGCATTCCGGCGGCTCGAGTACAAGACACAGGTATTCGTCTACCACGAGGGCGATCACTATCGCAATCGACTCACGCACACGATCGAAAACGCCCAGATCGCGCGCACTCTCGCCCGAACGCTCTACCTCAACGAAGATCTGGCCGAAGCCGTGGCACTCGCCCACGACCTGGGCCACACGCCCTTCGCCCACGCGGGTGAGCGCGTTCTCAACGAGTTGATGAGCGACGACGGAGGTTTTGATCACAATCGCCAGACCCTGCGGGTCGTCGATTGGCTCGAGTATCGCTATCCCGGGTTTGTAGGTTTGAATCTCACCCACGAAACCCGGGAAGGCTTGCTCAAGCACGGTTGCCATTGGCCGCATCCGGTTCCGACGCCCAAACTCGAGAATCAGCGCTACCTCGAGTCCCAGGTTGCAAATCTCGCGGACGAGATCGCGTATTCGAACCACGACCTCGACGACGGATTGAGCTCGGGAATCCTCGATCTCGAGATGCTCGAGGAAGTCTGGATTTGGCGCGAGGCCCGCCACATTGCCGAATCGCGCTGGCAGGGCAAGGTCGTGATTGAGCCGCGGCAGATCATCATGGCTTTGATCGACATGCTGGTCACCGACGCCATCGACAGCAGCGCAGAGCGTCTGGCCCAGGAACGCCCGCTTTGCGCCGAAGAGGCTCGCCAAAGTGAGGCGCTGCTGGTGGGCTATTCCGACCGGGTCTACACGGGCAAACGCGAACTCAAAGAGTTTTTGCGGAAGCATTTCTACTTTCACCCCCGCGTGCGACGTATGGCCGACCGGGCGACCAAAGTTCTCACCGGCCTGTTCGAGGCGCACCGAAACGATTTATCGCTGCTGCCCGAAAGGATGCAAGCGGGTTGTCGCGACGGAGACCACGCCCGGCTGGTCGCGGACTACGTCGCAGGCATGACGGACCGCTTTGCCATCGCGACTCACGCGAAACTCGTCGGGTCCACGCCCGACACTGATTGA
- a CDS encoding acetate--CoA ligase family protein — translation MRFYEYESKELFARRGLPLGPRFVVNSKDEAREKAAEIGGAVVLKSQVLSGGRMKAGAVKFADTPDEAADHYEAILPIEINGETARSVLVEAKSKIAQEFFVAVTWDGRTKSPVVIFSDMGGIDIEEVAIKHPEHVSKTHFSSLFPITPRVAKEAIGATGVTGSDLNKLTPIVHELMQMFLDYDLTLAEINPLARLEDGSFAVLDGHIDMEAEARGNHKALLKDLGIGDDETRQARPPTEFEIAGARINAVDHRGVAGNVVEFDGNLGLIIGAGGGSLTLFDAVRKHGGKPANYCEIGGNPSMSKVKNLTQLILSKPGVEKIAVMMNVVSNTRVDIVARGVIAGCLEAGRDPAEAIAIFRIPGAWEDEGFKILKKYGVDYCDRAVSMYDAAGRAVAKLQAGS, via the coding sequence ATGCGCTTCTACGAGTACGAATCTAAAGAACTATTTGCCCGTCGGGGTCTCCCCCTGGGTCCCCGGTTTGTGGTCAACAGCAAAGACGAGGCGCGCGAAAAGGCCGCCGAGATCGGTGGAGCTGTCGTGTTGAAGAGCCAGGTGCTCTCCGGCGGTCGCATGAAGGCCGGGGCGGTGAAGTTTGCCGACACCCCCGACGAAGCCGCGGACCACTACGAAGCCATCTTGCCGATCGAAATCAACGGCGAAACGGCGCGCTCGGTTCTCGTTGAAGCCAAGAGCAAGATTGCGCAAGAGTTCTTTGTCGCGGTCACCTGGGATGGCCGCACCAAGAGTCCAGTCGTGATCTTCAGTGATATGGGTGGGATCGACATCGAAGAAGTGGCGATCAAGCATCCCGAGCACGTTTCGAAGACTCATTTTTCGAGCCTGTTCCCGATCACGCCCAGGGTTGCGAAGGAAGCCATTGGCGCGACCGGCGTGACGGGGTCCGATCTCAACAAGCTCACCCCGATCGTGCATGAGCTGATGCAAATGTTTCTCGACTACGATCTGACCCTCGCCGAGATCAACCCGTTGGCCCGGCTCGAAGACGGAAGCTTCGCCGTTCTGGACGGTCACATCGACATGGAGGCAGAGGCGCGAGGCAATCACAAGGCGCTGCTGAAAGATCTCGGCATCGGTGACGACGAAACTCGTCAGGCACGGCCCCCGACCGAGTTCGAAATTGCCGGGGCCCGAATCAATGCGGTCGATCATCGCGGGGTGGCGGGGAACGTGGTCGAATTCGACGGAAACCTGGGGCTGATCATCGGCGCCGGTGGCGGTTCGCTGACCCTGTTCGACGCCGTGCGCAAGCACGGAGGAAAACCCGCGAACTATTGCGAGATCGGAGGCAACCCCTCCATGAGCAAGGTCAAGAATTTGACCCAATTGATTCTCTCGAAGCCCGGTGTCGAGAAGATCGCCGTCATGATGAACGTGGTTTCGAATACCCGCGTAGACATCGTGGCCCGGGGCGTGATTGCCGGTTGCCTTGAAGCCGGCCGCGACCCCGCGGAGGCCATCGCGATATTTCGGATCCCGGGTGCCTGGGAGGACGAGGGGTTCAAGATCTTGAAGAAGTACGGTGTCGACTATTGTGATCGCGCTGTTTCCATGTACGACGCGGCCGGTCGAGCCGTAGCCAAACTACAGGCGGGGAGCTGA
- a CDS encoding tRNA-(ms[2]io[6]A)-hydroxylase, which yields MLSLAEDTRAEWVERAVRNLDEVLLDHAHCEKKAAGGALRLLFSYPDQGYLQQPLAELAQEELTHFQQLLTLLERRGIRFERQKPSSYAGKLHAVIRPREPHRLTDLLLTCALIEARSCERMKLLSEAPIDEDLRAFYKELLASEARHHQVYVELACQVEPEPQVRIRLTELAIQEAQILLTPSPHTRLHS from the coding sequence ATGCTGAGTTTGGCTGAAGATACGCGAGCAGAATGGGTCGAGCGTGCGGTTCGAAACCTCGACGAGGTGCTGCTCGATCACGCCCACTGCGAAAAGAAGGCCGCGGGGGGAGCCCTGCGTCTGTTGTTCAGCTATCCAGACCAGGGATATCTCCAGCAACCGCTCGCCGAGCTCGCGCAAGAAGAGCTCACTCACTTCCAACAACTTCTCACTCTGCTCGAGCGACGAGGCATCCGCTTCGAGCGACAGAAGCCGAGCTCCTACGCGGGCAAGCTGCACGCCGTGATCAGGCCACGCGAACCCCACCGCCTGACTGACCTGCTGCTCACCTGTGCACTCATCGAAGCCCGAAGCTGTGAGCGCATGAAACTGCTATCCGAAGCACCCATCGACGAAGATCTACGAGCCTTCTACAAAGAGCTACTGGCATCAGAAGCCCGACATCATCAGGTTTACGTCGAACTGGCCTGCCAAGTCGAACCCGAACCCCAAGTCCGAATACGACTCACCGAACTGGCCATCCAAGAGGCCCAAATCCTCCTCACCCCATCCCCCCACACCCGCCTACACAGCTAA
- a CDS encoding CoA-binding protein, translated as MSILINKDTSFIIQGITGREAVSLTRENLDYGAKIIGGVTPGRAGRNIYGVPVYDCVRDVVEKEGQPDGSIVSVPPKFARDAVFEALENGIKTIVIVTENIPRREVAQMVELAKLRGARIIGPNCLGVISPGEAKMGGVGGPAANTRQAYSKGSIGVMSRSGGMTTEIASTLTAAGLGQSTCVSIGGDAIVGTTYTELMPFYEADPDTEAIAIYSEPGGRMEAELADWVQENNSRLPIVAFMAGRFMDEMKGMRFGHAGTIVEGKEDTTADKIERMEKAGISVAERIEEIPVLIKQRLAAR; from the coding sequence ATGTCCATTCTGATCAACAAAGACACGTCGTTCATCATTCAGGGCATCACGGGACGAGAGGCGGTCAGCCTGACTCGAGAAAATCTCGACTACGGTGCGAAGATCATCGGCGGTGTGACACCGGGCAGGGCGGGGCGCAACATCTACGGCGTACCCGTTTATGACTGTGTGCGCGATGTGGTGGAAAAAGAAGGTCAGCCCGATGGCTCGATCGTTTCGGTGCCACCCAAGTTTGCCAGGGACGCGGTATTCGAAGCGCTCGAAAACGGCATCAAGACCATCGTGATCGTGACGGAGAATATTCCGCGCAGAGAAGTGGCCCAGATGGTCGAACTCGCAAAACTGAGGGGTGCGCGCATCATCGGTCCCAACTGCCTCGGCGTGATCTCGCCGGGGGAAGCGAAGATGGGCGGGGTTGGCGGCCCAGCCGCAAATACGCGGCAGGCCTACAGCAAGGGCAGCATCGGTGTGATGTCGCGCTCGGGTGGCATGACGACCGAGATTGCTTCGACCCTTACCGCGGCGGGGCTCGGACAGAGCACCTGTGTATCCATCGGTGGAGACGCGATTGTCGGAACGACCTATACGGAGCTGATGCCGTTTTATGAAGCCGACCCGGACACCGAGGCGATCGCCATCTACAGCGAACCCGGCGGACGCATGGAAGCCGAACTCGCAGATTGGGTCCAGGAAAACAATTCGAGACTTCCGATCGTGGCGTTCATGGCGGGCCGCTTCATGGACGAGATGAAGGGCATGCGCTTCGGCCACGCCGGCACGATCGTCGAAGGCAAGGAAGACACCACTGCGGACAAGATCGAACGCATGGAGAAGGCCGGTATCTCGGTTGCGGAACGCATCGAAGAGATCCCGGTGCTCATCAAGCAGCGGCTCGCCGCCCGGTAA